Proteins encoded within one genomic window of Sebastes fasciatus isolate fSebFas1 chromosome 18, fSebFas1.pri, whole genome shotgun sequence:
- the LOC141755906 gene encoding usherin isoform X1: MLCFPPDSPSLTPPAGGGGGGGGGERAEGGQGDQPLVRELWFIVVMAAVALLLLAIVLGVILHKALNKPPFTRERPPLVALPMQRRSPMAVYPPSNSALFDTVPDTTGFSNSVTLKGFTMKMEELLEVKCEPIDEVPPQGELGILSVNSLRRSVSQMMDGKSLTGDDEAWDPNISGHDSGMFMDDEEFVDTVKGFSTVRKEHTMFTDTNL; the protein is encoded by the exons ATGCTGTGCTTCCCTCCAGATTCACCGAGCCTCACTcctcctgcaggaggaggaggaggaggaggtggcggTGAGCGGGCAGAGGGAGGTCAGGGAGACCAGCCGCTCGTCCGGGAGCTGTGGTTCATCGTAGTGATGGCAGCCGtcgccctgctgctgctggccatCGTGTTAGGTGTCATACTCCATAAG GCCCTGAACAAACCCCCCTTCACCAGAGAGAGACCCCCGCTGGTGGCCCTGCCCATGCAGAGGAGGAGCCCCATGGCTGTTTATCCACCCAGCAACTCTGCTTTG TTTGACACTGTGCCCGACACAACAGGCTTCTCCAACAGCGTAACACTCAAAGGCTTCACCATGAAGatggag GAATTGCTGGAAGTTAAATGCGAGCCAATCGATGAGGTCCCGCCGCAGGGCGAGCTGGGGATCCTCAGTGTGAACTCCCTGAGGCGCAGCGTCAGCCAGATGATGGACGGGAAGTCCCTCACGGGAGACGACGAAGCGTGGGACCCCAACATTTCAGGCCATGACAGTGGGATG TTTATGGACGACGAGGAATTTGTCGACACCGTCAAAGGTTTCAGCACGGTGAGGAAGGAGCACACGATGTTCACAGATACCAACCTGTGA
- the LOC141755906 gene encoding usherin isoform X2: MAAVALLLLAIVLGVILHKALNKPPFTRERPPLVALPMQRRSPMAVYPPSNSALFDTVPDTTGFSNSVTLKGFTMKMEELLEVKCEPIDEVPPQGELGILSVNSLRRSVSQMMDGKSLTGDDEAWDPNISGHDSGMFMDDEEFVDTVKGFSTVRKEHTMFTDTNL, from the exons ATGGCAGCCGtcgccctgctgctgctggccatCGTGTTAGGTGTCATACTCCATAAG GCCCTGAACAAACCCCCCTTCACCAGAGAGAGACCCCCGCTGGTGGCCCTGCCCATGCAGAGGAGGAGCCCCATGGCTGTTTATCCACCCAGCAACTCTGCTTTG TTTGACACTGTGCCCGACACAACAGGCTTCTCCAACAGCGTAACACTCAAAGGCTTCACCATGAAGatggag GAATTGCTGGAAGTTAAATGCGAGCCAATCGATGAGGTCCCGCCGCAGGGCGAGCTGGGGATCCTCAGTGTGAACTCCCTGAGGCGCAGCGTCAGCCAGATGATGGACGGGAAGTCCCTCACGGGAGACGACGAAGCGTGGGACCCCAACATTTCAGGCCATGACAGTGGGATG TTTATGGACGACGAGGAATTTGTCGACACCGTCAAAGGTTTCAGCACGGTGAGGAAGGAGCACACGATGTTCACAGATACCAACCTGTGA